A single Methanomassiliicoccales archaeon DNA region contains:
- a CDS encoding uroporphyrinogen decarboxylase family protein, whose protein sequence is MNSLGIVLGTVQMKSTDRVPVIPQVFGHAAVCNQVPLHKYLRDGRTLAECQIQAREKYGYDAVFALMDVNVESEAMGSEIAFRDGMYPHITKHVLSEAPGVDGLDVPDPMTDGRMPETLEAIRVARKDVGNEALVASAILGPFTLTCQLLGTERALYMLADDKPKFLEFLRFSEKVAISYGVAQVMAGSHAPIMFDPGATPSVLPPALFREIEGPSLTRVRKALAKAGAAGTWLHIAGGTDKVLPSCRSIGVQIVNFDYDVAPEVAISALPDVCLDGNIKSLSFCSSSPLAVSQGSKKLLKTFENRGGFILSSGCEVPLEANPECITAMVEAARER, encoded by the coding sequence ATGAATTCCCTGGGGATAGTGCTTGGCACTGTGCAGATGAAAAGCACTGACCGGGTGCCTGTGATCCCTCAGGTGTTTGGGCACGCAGCGGTCTGCAACCAGGTACCCCTCCACAAATACCTTCGGGACGGGCGGACATTGGCGGAGTGCCAGATCCAGGCCAGGGAGAAGTATGGCTATGATGCCGTGTTCGCGCTGATGGACGTCAATGTGGAAAGCGAGGCCATGGGAAGTGAGATCGCATTCAGGGACGGCATGTATCCCCACATAACGAAACATGTTCTGAGCGAAGCGCCAGGCGTTGACGGGCTGGATGTCCCTGACCCTATGACGGACGGGCGAATGCCCGAGACGCTGGAAGCTATCAGGGTCGCACGAAAGGATGTTGGAAATGAGGCTCTGGTCGCTAGCGCGATCCTAGGCCCGTTCACGCTTACATGCCAGCTCCTCGGGACCGAGAGGGCCTTATACATGCTCGCGGACGACAAGCCGAAATTCCTCGAGTTCCTTCGGTTCTCGGAGAAGGTCGCAATTTCCTACGGGGTAGCCCAGGTCATGGCAGGAAGCCACGCTCCCATCATGTTCGATCCTGGCGCAACCCCTAGCGTCCTGCCGCCTGCTTTGTTCCGCGAGATCGAAGGGCCCTCCCTCACTCGGGTAAGAAAGGCTTTGGCAAAGGCAGGAGCAGCGGGTACCTGGTTGCATATCGCGGGAGGCACGGACAAGGTTCTGCCCAGCTGCAGGTCGATCGGGGTTCAGATCGTCAATTTCGATTACGACGTCGCGCCGGAAGTAGCCATTTCAGCATTACCGGATGTCTGCCTGGACGGCAACATCAAATCACTGTCCTTCTGTTCGAGTTCCCCCCTGGCGGTCTCTCAGGGAAGCAAGAAGCTCTTAAAGACATTCGAGAACCGCGGAGGGTTCATCCTCTCCTCAGGCTGCGAGGTCCCATTGGAAGCGAATCCTGAATGCATCACTGCCATGGTTGAGGCAGCACGGGAGCGCTGA